A genomic region of Corticium candelabrum chromosome 22, ooCorCand1.1, whole genome shotgun sequence contains the following coding sequences:
- the LOC134197460 gene encoding uncharacterized protein LOC134197460: MIFRWYRQLFAWSTKICLVAFVFHRGESNAANVMNNTFPSSKVQVQPKLVNNTRPQPQSMKIPSFYNHPSNQHLFYWPSDTSFTGSIAQEKCRDGGRKNGRLLKERQRLLRNKFQHDESASKCKQTFALWSKGRDLGNPHCRRLFLKNCRLFLKNRHMKNRHMKKSSAKDGNDEMA; encoded by the exons ATGATTTTTCGGTGGTACAGACAACTGTTCGCATGGTCAACCAAGATCTGCTTGGTTGCGTTCGTTTTTCATAGAGGAGAGAGTAACGCAGCAAATGTCATGAATAACACTTTTCCAAGCTCAA AAGTTCAAGTACAACCCAAGCTAGTCAACAACACTAGGCCTCAACCCCAAAGTATGAAGATTCCGTCATTCTACAACCATCCTTCCAATCAACATCTTTTCTACTGGCCGTCTGATACTAGCTTTACCGGTAGCATAGCTCAAGAAAAGTGTCGTGACGGTGGAAGAAAGAATGGAAGACTTTTGAAAGAACGCCAAAGGTTGTTGAGAAATAAGTTTCAACACGATGAAAGCGCTAGTAAATGTAAGCAGACGTTTGCCTTGTGGAGTAAAGGAAGAGACCTAGGGAATCCTCACTGTCGGCGATTGTTTCTAAAGAACTGTCGACTGTTTCTCAAGAACCGTCACATGAAGAACCGTCACATGAAGAAGTCCAGTGCAAAAGACGGGAATGATGAAATGGCCTAA